One part of the Denticeps clupeoides chromosome 16, fDenClu1.1, whole genome shotgun sequence genome encodes these proteins:
- the vstm2b gene encoding V-set and transmembrane domain-containing protein 2B — MEKRGVHGVLYCLLLHAPLLLWVNATFTEVPKDVSVGEGEDIEMPCAFRAVGSSPFSLEIQWWYLKEAAPKELAHELQISAPASRAKAAPRDATKISTVRVQGSAISHKLSLSKVRKEDEGVYECRVSDLYSEETQEYKVQATLRVIPRDGMVAEEAVSHIQNRWPLRNSNSAAGGRSTSEPGPGRGKPRAPPPADSGPAPASVATTASAVKSSASPRPGKAAILRQQHGAGSGAMTTTEPLLYITLLFLHKLLPFLLGH, encoded by the exons ATGGAAAAGCGGGGAGTCCACGGCGTCCTTTACTGCTTACTTCTCCACGCACCCCTGCTGCTCTGGGTAAACG CCACCTTCACTGAAGTGCCCAAGGATGTGAGTGTGGGCGAGGGGGAGGACATCGAGATGCCCTGCGCCTTCCGGGCGGTCGGGTCGTCGCCGTTCTCCCTGGAGATCCAGTGGTGGTACCTGAAGGAGGCCGCGCCTAAAGAACTGGCACACGAGCTGCAGATCAGCGCCCCGGCCAGCAGGGCCAAG GCTGCACCCCGAGATGCCACAAAAATAAGT ACGGTGCGGGTACAAGGCAGCGCCATTTCCCACAAGCTCAGCCTCTCCAAGGTCCGCAAAGAGGACGAAGGCGTGTACGAGTGCCGCGTTTCGGACTTGTACTCCGAAGAGACTCAGGAATACAAGGTCCAGGCCACCCTGCGGGTCATCCCACGCGACGGCATGGTGGCCGAGGAGGCGGTGTCGCACATCCAGAACCGCTGGCCGCTGCGCAACAGCAACAGCGCGGCCGGGGGACGGTCCACCTCGGAGCCGGGACCGGGTCGGGGAAAGCCTCGGGCGCCTCCCCCCGCCGACAGTGGCCCCGCTCCCGCCTCCGTAGCGACGACAGCCTCCGCAGTGAAGTCCTCAGCCTCTCCCCGGCCCGGCAAAGCGGCCATCCTCCGACAGCAGCATGGAGCCG GTTCTGGAGCCATGACCACAACTGAGCCACTCCTGTATATCACCCTGCTGTTCCTGCATaagctcctccccttcctgttAGGCCACTAA